The window acaattaaaaattttctttattcaataaaacgttatacatttttaatttttgttttagaaaattttttttttttataaattagcgTACATATTTTTAGGgtgaaataatacaaaaaaaaaatattaaagggtGTTAggaacatttataatttaaggcAAAGGATACacatgtttttttatgaaaaaaaaaatcaaaattgtttaatgaTTTGATAATGTTTTCGCTAGACGGGCACTTGCTGCTTTATTAAGGCTAATACTTGTCTTTTTCTTTTCCTGTTTGATTTCTGGCGCTGGTTCAACAGCAAAACATGTCGCTCCGTAAAAATCCAAACCCCGTTGTATAAgcatctataaaatataaacaaagtttaaaaaacatttaacttaatattatggaagcgatgagaaataaaacatttaaaaaataccaaactagaaatttatttttgttcctTGCGTTTCCGTGTAATAATTATTCAACTCTTTTCTTCTTCAAAAAGTGTAGTAATTGTTCACATTACATTACTATATCTTTATATTCCCTGCCCCCTCCCAAAATGCAAAAGCTGGCTCTGGGCAAAATTCGGACATTACCCATCGGAATAAATTAGGCTTCAAATTATTCACTTCAGGGGCTTTATTGCATTGGAATTTAGCACCAAAAAGTGTAATAATTGACCACATTATCGATTCCTGAAGTATGACTCTAAATTCTGTCGTTGGCAAATATTAAGGTCGTTTTTACGTATTTTTTACGTTGTGACTAGCCCGGAGTTATCAAGATTATTCCTCGGTCAAACATTAACAAAGCGGGAAACTGAACACTGAACACGTTGCGCAGCGTTACCAGAGCTTTCTGAttctatcgttttttttcgaaacctTTTTGTAACGACTTTTtatctaaatcaaaatttattaagttgccaaaagattttattttacaagcttttatttaacttgcaatgtatgtaacTATGCTTGTTCGGatggaatcttgcaactcaattttgaagcagctTCTCTGCGGCGAAAAGATTTTAACTACTAGCCATGtttaaattatgcaaaaatgaAACAAAGTACAAGTCTTCCATTTTTTAGCAGTTCTGCGGCATTTTTAATGACATAATTTGATAACTCTGGCACTACAGCTGCGAATAGTCTATGAGTTTCTGAATATATACCTGATACTCATCCTGTGATGCTAGTGTAACTCGAATTGGTGGTCCAGTCGACGATACCCCACTGCCTGGATTAACAATATGCATACCAACTGACGGTCCctttaaataagaaacaatGACCAcaaagtaaaacaaacaaaacaagcttaaaaaattacatgagAAAAACTAATCTATTACTAAAATCTACGAATAAAAACCTGGTCGATACCCACAGCTGGGCGTCGTACTTCCAATACGCTTACAAAACGCATACGATCCAAACAATGGCATATATCCTCCAGCGGTAAATCGCTTGGTGTATCCAAAATGGCTGCTGCGTACACACGTTGTGGTCGGCATGGAATTGATACTTTACGATATAATCGAGCACCAGTCACACGGTGAAAGCCTTTACGTAAGACTGCTGCACAATCTTCTGAATTGGAGAATTTAAATAGGATACCGGTTGCAGTTTTTGCAACACTAAATTTCCCTTTAAATGGCATACGATCACATATTGCCGCTGCACGATCCAAGCTTAATTCGTGCGATGGTGTCAGTAAAAATGCTGCACGTGtgaaaaatctgtaaaaaattttataaatttgtttttacttgaagtgatatttataaaatacgtcACGCTAATAGAGGCGGAGAAAAATGTAACGTAGCGTGATAATGTGAGAGAGGGGAGACCAAATTGTATGTTATTttcctagaaaataaaaataaaaactgttacgtctacttttcaaaacaatttttaaattaaaactaattctGTCTCCTAGTAAATATTGCATTTTGAGTTTATATTCGAaagctttaatttattttaattctaaatagttataatattatgtgGGTTGATGTACAACCTAAGGACGAAACTGAGTCTGATTTTGgcttgattttatgaactttcTAGTTgcgaaattgtgaagccgacgagcttgctagaaatggcacaatgttGCCGGACACAAGCTTCGACATACATCCGGGAGTCTCATTTGCGAACTCCAAAGTTGTTCCTTAAAggggatatcttaaaaaaggccaatttTAGATGTAGGGAGAACGTACTTGTAGTAATACAAGACAGATATGTTCTGAGTACAATCTTTGATAACCCggagatcttatatcacttccaagggcctctattaagaaaattgttgttactattacaggacactggctaaGAGGCAGGCACACTGATCGCCTGAACCTGATAGTGTATCATGATTATTGCACTAGCTGTCACAGTGAGGAGGAAGAAGAAACGACGTCTCATCTTCTCAGTCACTTCCCAGTTCATGCCACGAGAAGGTGGATTCACTTGAGTCAACCTTTCTTTTACGACCTCTCAGAACTGAAATCCGCCGACGTCAAATCCCTCTtgttgttcttaaacagctccaaatggttcatggggTAGTGACCGCGAATGGCCCAAccatttttcggtatcacaacggaccctatgatttaagtgtgtcccaccaCAGGGCAAACACTCTTATCTAATCTAGTTGCAAAATTCAGTTTATTATCAAGAATTCAACTCTTTTCTTGTCTTTTCTTGTCTTTTAGTCTATTTTAAGTGAaacagtcaaaatattttaaagtttttcatttatcgCCAGCATGACTTAATAGACACACACAAACAATAGAAACTTAACCCAGGATTTTTATGAACTTATCCCAGAATTTTTGGAACTCGACTGATTATGACACGACTTCTTCTGCTGATTGTGTCGAGTTGGCTAAACAACACGCTAACTgtcttttattttacttttagccTGAGTAAAGATctccttatattattattttcgctAAGAAGAGGAggccaaataatatttttctccttcttctaatttaatatctatataaattataaagacatTTCTGTAGGAAACAACTTACGGTTATCTTTAGAGCTGAAAGTCTAAACACGCCTTGTGGTATTAggtacttttataaattttaactcttAACTCAACTAATACTATAGAACAGGCGCTACATAAAGTTGAGGTTCAATATTCCGGTTGTTGAGAGAAACCCTATCGCTCCAATTATTGTCTTACTTACAACTCACGTTTCAGTTCCTAAACTAAGTTTTTAGTTGTGTTTTCctcatatattgaaaaatacaaaaaaaataatacaagtatCAAAGTTTTTCTGGACAGAAAaggtaatttttactttaaaaatctttttctttacaaaaaaaggcGTTTTGGACACCTAAGATCAAGGGGGCCATCACCATCAAATCCCCCAATAACCAAAAGTTTACCTTGTTAGCGAAAAGTGAGATGTCATTGGAAAATCCTTTTTAAATGTAGCAAAAtgcgttttataaatatttaaaaatcataaatacttTATACCGACTATAAgctgtttttcattaaattacatttaaacaagtgaaaaaaaaaacaattgactgagttaattgttgaaataccatgcatagacagtgttgattactctatcacaatacacatacataactgatataccacagtgaggtttacgaaaaaatgtttcaaacaaaaggtgattatttttttataaggaatattttttatatttgatattttgttctatctctaacggtttacaagataggtcctatgcactcaagaccaaattgacccatgttgctcatttacgaactagacctcactttttgcgACCTAAATACGCTCTAaagatttcagcttgatatcttttttcgtttttgaattatcgtgttcatagacggacggacaaccgaaaatggactaattaggtgattttaaaaccacctatactaaaatattgtgcgtagcatcaatatttttgagcgttacaaacttaggactaaacttagtataccttgcatattacatatatgcatggtataaaaatattatatactttttattaattattaatacatatttcaattataggagtagtttttttaaactgtaattattaatataatataaatagataatatttataagcatACATTTAACAATTacttattaattgataattattattgaaaaccggttatttattaataatgaaaacatGAAAACATTATCTGTTGTTATAATCAAATTCAACAATTCAAAATCCGTGCTATCTGAAAggtaaatcattttaataatgacCGACTATTATGAATAATAAGAGCTAATTATTAATAGTAATTACAACATGTATCTATCTTAACAGTGGGCACTTTACCGGGTGTGTCAAATCAAGTGAGTATGATGGAATCATAAActtgttttgttaaattttaataatattttgttaataaaaacaattttttacaataaaaatcaatggAATATCGATTGTGGTTTTCccgtaaatatatataagtaaagtaggttaggttaggttggaataggttaggttaggttatattgtctGTCTACGAacgacacacttaggctatagagcccattgtgataccatatttgtgttttaccacctttccgctgataatttcatttatcaactcctcaatttcagaggctaagtgcctctccttcatgcatataccatgcactacaccaggccatcacaactattaattaaattaattttgttgcgacggagggaatcgagcccgctaagcataccgcagacggaattggttacgctttaaccaaatGAGCTAGTAAACTGcagaatttaacaaaaaaaacactcaGCCTCTCCGAAATCTACACCTgctcatatattaaaaaatggctCCAGTTTTACATTTTGAAACAAGAAAGCTAGATTCATTTCCGGAAAATCCAAAAAACGATATCCAACcgaaccaaaaataaaatatatattttcaatattaacaaAAGTATTCATAGACACCCGgtatatctataaatttttaaatatacagagtgtttgaAAAGTCCCGGAACAACAgccaaatttagaaaataatgcaataaaaaaaagttgcataCAGCAGTTGTAGACCAAAAGGATTTGTATAAGTTCTGATTAAAATGaggattcaaaattttaattgttgaaagATGCAGGACAAATTTAAAGTAGAAAGTTGTCTCtcagaaaaacttttgtttatccAGTTCCGGTACTTTTATAATTCCCCGTATAACAGTAGATAAAATGCTGCTAGGTAGATTTGAGTTAACAAAAATCGTTAATCGAATTTTCATTAGCATTCATTAAAAGAAGTTGTCAAAGTACCAGGAACGATGGAAAGTTATTGCAAGGAAATTTGTCAGATTGAAAAGTGGGCAGTTTAAATCCATCTATTTTtataggatttaaaaaaaaagacaagtgaaaataaatatttgactgagttaattgttgaaattccctgtatagaaagtgttaaatatcagtgctcgcattattttttataaattagaagagttccaaaaaccaacacaattttcaaatttttatcttttatagttttggagaaaatggacgccaaagttttttataagaaacatttcgtacatttaaactta is drawn from Chrysoperla carnea chromosome X, inChrCarn1.1, whole genome shotgun sequence and contains these coding sequences:
- the LOC123302704 gene encoding uncharacterized protein LOC123302704 isoform X1, whose translation is MAEVANNVPIDGNRPTSAEDQAIELVNQANDSDASEASDIPLERFFTRAAFLLTPSHELSLDRAAAICDRMPFKGKFSVAKTATGILFKFSNSEDCAAVLRKGFHRVTGARLYRKVSIPCRPQRVYAAAILDTPSDLPLEDICHCLDRMRFVSVLEVRRPAVGIDQGPSVGMHIVNPGSGVSSTGPPIRVTLASQDEYQMLIQRGLDFYGATCFAVEPAPEIKQEKKKTSISLNKAASARLAKTLSNH
- the LOC123302704 gene encoding uncharacterized protein LOC123302704 isoform X2 translates to MAEVANNVPIDGNRPTSAEDQAIELVNQANDSDASEASDIPLERFFTRAAFLLTPSHELSLDRAAAICDRMPFKGKFSVAKTATGILFKFSNSEDCAAVLRKGFHRVTGARLYRKVSIPCRPQRVYAAAILDTPSDLPLEDICHCLDRMRFVSVLEVRRPAGPSVGMHIVNPGSGVSSTGPPIRVTLASQDEYQMLIQRGLDFYGATCFAVEPAPEIKQEKKKTSISLNKAASARLAKTLSNH